From one Thalassospira lucentensis genomic stretch:
- a CDS encoding short chain dehydrogenase — protein sequence MKVLLVGASGIIGRGIDAELSQRHEIVRASRSSGDVNVDLTDIASIRAMFAKVGKVDAVVSATGKAHFGDFSEMDDDKYRIGINDKLMGQVNLVLVGRDHVADSASFTLTTGILSKDPIRYGSSASMVNGAIESFVRAAAIEMKPGLRINAVSPGVILEAMERYAPYFRGHDPVPAARAALGYAKSVEGLQTGQVFEIF from the coding sequence ATGAAAGTTCTGTTGGTTGGCGCATCGGGAATTATCGGACGTGGAATTGATGCCGAATTATCCCAACGTCACGAAATCGTTCGTGCGTCCCGTTCAAGCGGGGATGTCAATGTTGACCTGACCGATATTGCATCAATCAGGGCAATGTTTGCCAAGGTAGGCAAGGTCGACGCGGTTGTTTCAGCGACGGGTAAGGCTCATTTCGGTGACTTTTCCGAAATGGACGATGACAAATACCGCATCGGTATCAATGACAAGCTGATGGGGCAGGTCAATCTGGTGCTGGTCGGGCGTGACCATGTGGCGGATAGCGCATCATTCACGCTGACTACCGGTATCCTGTCCAAAGACCCGATCCGTTATGGCAGCTCGGCCTCGATGGTGAATGGCGCAATCGAGTCATTCGTGCGTGCCGCTGCGATTGAAATGAAGCCGGGCCTGCGAATCAATGCAGTCAGCCCCGGTGTGATCCTTGAGGCAATGGAAAGATATGCACCGTATTTCCGCGGGCATGACCCCGTTCCGGCAGCACGTGCAGCCCTTGGTTATGCAAAGTCAGTCGAAGGTCTTCAAACCGGTCAGGTTTTCGAGATTTTCTGA
- the cobT gene encoding cobaltochelatase subunit CobT translates to MKNDEALSGFLRGTAATFRALAGRNDLEVGFVKGGRAGGYGEHVRLPMPKQALPKDEVADLRGVADGWALKLRHHDVALHARRMPETAEAQAVYDALETARCEAVGSRYFPGVRKNLREHAEQDCRAKNFHRLTAREDAPFADAIGMLAREIFTGEPAPQSARPLIDLWRAHIEKNAGADLTDLRDVLDDQDAFARGLRRLLDHLSLEDDIDDAPPENEGEDEDEKDGETDPDEELDSQGGQQGQADESEPDGDDQQQDAGTEEAEAGEGDIDDQQLEAMSQEEQPAGPGEQPEFDGRNEPIERGYEPFTREFDEIVTADELCEGLELSRLRAMLDKQLANLQNVVSRLANRLQRRLMAQQNRGWDFDLEEGILDAAKLARIVATPSTSLSFKQEQDTDFRDTVVTLLIDNSGSMRGRPITIAALSADILARTLERCGVKVEILGFTTRQWKGGQSRERWVENGKPPKPGRLNDLRHIIYKAADTPWRRARKNLGLMLREGLLKENIDGEALLWAHERLLGRSEQRRILMVISDGAPVDDSTLSVNSGNYLERHLREVIDWIQTRSPVELLAIGIGHDVTRYYQRAVTINDPEELGGTMLRELSDLFDEQGARQPKRPMRHVPADNAKDKATGDRDRW, encoded by the coding sequence ATGAAGAATGATGAAGCGCTTTCCGGATTTTTGCGCGGCACAGCGGCGACGTTTCGCGCGCTTGCCGGACGCAATGATCTTGAAGTGGGCTTTGTCAAAGGCGGCCGGGCAGGTGGCTATGGCGAACATGTGCGCCTGCCGATGCCCAAACAGGCGCTGCCGAAGGACGAGGTTGCCGATCTGCGCGGTGTTGCCGATGGCTGGGCTCTGAAACTGCGTCATCATGACGTGGCACTTCATGCCCGGCGCATGCCCGAAACGGCCGAGGCACAGGCCGTCTACGATGCGCTGGAAACGGCGCGTTGCGAGGCGGTCGGTTCGCGTTATTTCCCCGGTGTGCGCAAGAACCTCCGGGAACATGCCGAACAGGATTGTCGTGCAAAGAACTTCCATCGTCTGACCGCGCGCGAAGATGCGCCTTTTGCAGATGCTATCGGCATGCTCGCGCGCGAGATTTTTACCGGTGAACCGGCCCCGCAGTCGGCCCGTCCGCTGATCGATTTGTGGCGTGCCCATATCGAAAAAAATGCCGGTGCGGATCTGACCGACCTGCGTGACGTGCTTGACGATCAGGACGCTTTTGCCCGTGGTTTGCGTCGCCTTCTTGATCATCTTTCGCTGGAAGATGATATCGATGATGCTCCGCCTGAAAACGAAGGCGAGGACGAAGACGAAAAAGATGGCGAGACCGACCCGGACGAAGAACTCGACAGTCAGGGCGGTCAGCAGGGGCAGGCCGACGAGTCCGAACCGGATGGCGATGACCAGCAACAGGATGCCGGTACCGAAGAGGCCGAAGCGGGTGAAGGCGATATCGACGACCAGCAGCTTGAAGCCATGTCGCAGGAAGAACAGCCTGCCGGACCGGGCGAACAGCCGGAATTTGATGGCCGGAACGAACCGATTGAACGCGGCTATGAGCCATTTACCCGTGAATTCGATGAAATCGTCACCGCCGACGAGCTTTGCGAAGGTCTGGAACTGTCGCGTCTGCGCGCGATGCTCGACAAACAGCTGGCGAATTTGCAGAACGTTGTTTCACGCCTTGCCAACCGCTTGCAACGCCGCCTGATGGCGCAGCAGAACCGCGGTTGGGATTTCGACCTTGAAGAAGGCATTCTTGACGCAGCAAAGCTCGCCCGCATTGTTGCAACGCCGTCAACCTCGCTGTCTTTCAAGCAGGAACAGGATACGGATTTCCGCGATACGGTCGTGACGCTGCTGATCGATAATTCCGGTTCCATGCGCGGCCGACCGATTACGATTGCCGCCCTTTCGGCCGATATTCTGGCGCGTACCCTTGAACGTTGCGGAGTGAAGGTCGAAATTCTTGGCTTTACCACCCGGCAGTGGAAGGGTGGGCAATCGCGTGAAAGATGGGTTGAAAACGGCAAGCCGCCGAAACCCGGTCGTTTGAACGATCTGCGTCACATCATCTACAAGGCAGCCGATACACCTTGGCGGCGCGCACGCAAGAATCTTGGCCTGATGCTGCGCGAAGGATTGCTTAAGGAAAATATCGATGGCGAAGCGCTGCTCTGGGCGCATGAACGACTTCTGGGCCGTTCGGAACAACGCCGGATATTGATGGTGATTTCGGATGGGGCACCGGTCGATGATTCGACCCTGTCGGTAAATTCCGGAAACTATCTGGAACGCCACCTGCGCGAGGTTATCGACTGGATTCAGACCCGTTCGCCGGTTGAATTGCTTGCAATCGGCATTGGGCATGACGTCACACGCTATTACCAGCGTGCCGTGACAATCAATGATCCGGAAGAATTGGGCGGTACCATGTTGCGCGAATTGTCCGATCTGTTCGATGAACAGGGCGCGCGCCAACCCAAACGCCCGATGCGTCATGTGCCTGCGGATAACGCAAAGGACAAGGCGACCGGTGATCGCGACCGTTGGTAG
- the cobS gene encoding cobaltochelatase subunit CobS — translation MSQGYEATGAAAEHPLDAPDIKISVREAFGIDSDMKVPAFSQGSEHVPMIDPTYRFDRDTTLAILAGFAHNRRVMIQGYHGTGKSTHIEQVAARLNWPCVRVNLDSHISRIDLIGKDAIVLRDGKQITEFREGILPWALKRPVAMVFDEYDAGRPDVMFVIQRVLEVDGKLTLLDQNKVIHPHPNFRLFATSNTVGLGDTTGLYHGTQQINQAQMDRWSIVATLNYLSVADETNIVTAKVPSFDNAEGRKKIEAMVALANLTRQGFVAGDISTVMSPRTVITLAENVEIFGDISYAFRVTFLNRCDEVERPILAEYYQRCFGEELPEEAINVMVR, via the coding sequence ATGAGCCAAGGTTACGAAGCGACAGGTGCAGCCGCCGAACATCCGCTGGATGCACCCGACATCAAAATATCCGTCCGCGAAGCGTTCGGAATTGATAGCGACATGAAAGTCCCGGCATTCAGCCAGGGCAGCGAACATGTCCCCATGATCGATCCGACCTACCGGTTTGATCGCGATACCACATTGGCCATTCTGGCGGGCTTTGCCCATAACCGCCGTGTGATGATCCAGGGGTATCATGGGACGGGTAAATCGACCCATATCGAACAGGTCGCTGCACGCCTGAATTGGCCATGTGTCCGTGTCAACCTTGATAGCCACATCTCGCGTATCGACCTGATCGGCAAGGACGCCATTGTGTTGCGCGATGGCAAACAGATTACCGAATTCCGTGAAGGCATTCTGCCCTGGGCGCTTAAACGACCGGTCGCGATGGTGTTTGATGAATATGATGCCGGTCGTCCGGACGTGATGTTCGTGATTCAGCGTGTCCTGGAAGTCGATGGCAAGCTGACCCTGCTTGATCAGAATAAAGTCATCCACCCGCATCCGAATTTCCGCCTGTTTGCGACGTCGAACACGGTCGGGCTTGGCGATACCACCGGTCTTTATCACGGGACCCAGCAGATCAACCAGGCCCAGATGGATCGTTGGTCGATTGTGGCAACGCTTAACTATCTCTCGGTCGCGGATGAAACCAACATCGTCACGGCTAAGGTGCCGTCGTTCGATAATGCCGAAGGCCGCAAGAAGATCGAAGCCATGGTGGCCCTTGCCAACCTGACCCGTCAGGGGTTCGTCGCCGGCGACATTTCGACCGTCATGAGCCCGCGTACCGTTATTACGCTGGCCGAAAATGTCGAGATTTTCGGGGATATATCTTATGCCTTCCGCGTGACGTTCCTGAACCGTTGCGACGAGGTGGAACGCCCGATCCTGGCTGAATATTATCAGCGTTGCTTTGGCGAGGAACTGCCCGAAGAAGCCATCAATGTGATGGTCCGTTAA
- a CDS encoding LysR family transcriptional regulator, whose translation MKDYLSEMRSFAAVIENGGFTQAAKVLGVSKGLISQHVKRLESELGAQLLFRSTRKVEPTEIGTTFLEYCQNITQSANAAFEAVEALRGEPVGTVRITVPVSFGEMFLDDIIVAFQRTHPRIQIEMELENTFRDLQSAHIDIAIRAGLTNDPEQVAIPLGQLSELVCASPVYWAKHPKPETPADLANHNCLLNFQYYKDGNWVFFSDDGAQSVPAIGNLRLNHYPLLRNAAIRGLGVARLPRYVALPAISEGLLETALDGYSSPLRPIYLVYPYQANLPVKNRLMIDFIRNWFIERPDLLETRTGSLRQSRSS comes from the coding sequence ATGAAAGATTATCTTAGCGAAATGCGCAGCTTTGCGGCCGTGATAGAAAATGGTGGCTTTACGCAGGCCGCCAAGGTGCTTGGTGTGTCCAAGGGCCTGATCAGCCAGCATGTCAAAAGACTGGAATCAGAACTGGGTGCGCAATTGCTGTTCCGGTCCACCCGCAAGGTCGAACCGACCGAGATCGGTACGACCTTTCTGGAGTATTGCCAAAACATCACCCAAAGTGCCAACGCCGCATTCGAGGCCGTCGAAGCACTGCGTGGCGAGCCGGTGGGAACCGTACGCATCACGGTTCCTGTTTCCTTTGGGGAAATGTTTCTTGATGACATCATCGTCGCGTTTCAAAGAACCCATCCGCGCATCCAGATCGAGATGGAGCTGGAAAACACATTTCGCGATCTGCAATCGGCCCATATCGATATCGCGATCCGTGCGGGACTGACGAACGATCCGGAACAGGTTGCCATTCCGCTGGGACAACTTTCCGAACTGGTATGCGCAAGCCCGGTCTATTGGGCAAAGCACCCAAAACCTGAAACACCCGCCGATCTGGCAAACCACAATTGCCTGCTGAACTTTCAGTATTACAAGGATGGCAACTGGGTTTTCTTTTCCGATGACGGCGCACAATCCGTCCCGGCAATCGGTAATTTGCGTCTGAACCATTATCCGCTGCTGCGCAATGCCGCAATCCGCGGACTGGGTGTTGCCCGACTACCGCGTTATGTTGCCCTTCCGGCAATCTCCGAAGGATTGCTTGAAACGGCACTTGATGGCTATTCATCACCCTTGCGGCCGATCTATCTGGTCTATCCGTATCAGGCGAACCTGCCGGTCAAGAACCGGCTGATGATCGATTTTATCCGCAACTGGTTTATTGAACGGCCGGACCTTCTGGAAACCAGAACCGGATCGCTCAGACAAAGCCGGTCATCGTAA
- a CDS encoding cytochrome c, with amino-acid sequence MRIVLFMILGGLLPAGVSLAQDIDTGRKVAGMCRTCHGLDGFARIPIAPHIGGEPSEYIKAQLRAFRDGSREHEMMTVVAKGLSDQQISDVADWYSHFEITAALPTGKSGDDAPELCVACHGANGISEMPDAPNLAGETNIYIETQLKAFRNGKRNNEIMSPIAADLTDADIQAAADWYSAIEIKITDPAKQN; translated from the coding sequence ATGCGGATAGTGCTTTTCATGATCCTCGGCGGGCTTCTGCCCGCCGGGGTCTCCTTGGCGCAGGATATTGATACTGGTCGAAAAGTTGCGGGAATGTGCCGCACCTGTCACGGGCTGGACGGTTTTGCCCGCATCCCTATTGCGCCACACATCGGTGGCGAACCTTCGGAATATATCAAAGCACAGTTACGCGCCTTTCGCGATGGCAGCCGGGAACACGAAATGATGACCGTCGTCGCCAAGGGCCTGTCAGATCAGCAGATTTCCGACGTGGCCGACTGGTACAGCCATTTCGAAATTACCGCCGCACTCCCCACCGGAAAATCCGGCGATGATGCACCAGAACTTTGCGTGGCGTGCCATGGCGCGAACGGTATCTCGGAAATGCCGGATGCCCCGAACCTTGCGGGCGAAACCAATATCTATATCGAAACCCAGTTGAAAGCGTTTCGGAACGGCAAACGAAATAATGAAATCATGTCGCCGATTGCGGCTGACCTGACGGATGCAGATATTCAGGCAGCGGCCGACTGGTACAGTGCCATTGAAATAAAAATCACCGACCCGGCAAAACAGAACTGA
- a CDS encoding PQQ-dependent sugar dehydrogenase: protein MKTRLVGASVALFMSGTAYAQAPAPDNLEKLSNFQSTGTTEFTRIEQTGDYADGIKKTLERITLPAGFKIALYAVVPDARHIAVGPQGVVTFVGTRKDKVWSVTDRNKDRVADEVKDFAPSLRFSIPNGPCFSPDGMLYIAEQNRVLTFPAAEFFYESPDVAAFNVVKEGELVPPSEESYNHTARVCKIGPDGKLYISLGQPFNVAPKDKLELYREHGIGGIIRINIDGSGREVYTYGVRNSVGHDFHPETGELWWTDNQVDGMGDDIPPGEINRQTAAGQHFGHPWYGGGDVRTNEYAGEEVPYDVVMPAVETVAHAADLGMSFYTGKMFPAKYSNAIFSAQHGSWNRTTPVGARVMVTFIDSDGNASTEPFAEGWIDENGEYLGRPVDVAQLRDGSLIVSDDLAGALYRIWYEGS, encoded by the coding sequence ATGAAAACACGCCTTGTCGGGGCGAGCGTCGCCCTGTTTATGTCCGGAACGGCCTACGCGCAGGCCCCTGCCCCGGACAATCTCGAAAAGCTTTCCAACTTCCAGTCGACCGGAACCACTGAATTCACCAGGATTGAACAAACCGGAGACTATGCCGACGGCATCAAAAAGACTCTTGAGCGCATTACCCTGCCGGCCGGTTTCAAGATCGCCCTTTATGCTGTCGTGCCCGATGCCCGCCATATCGCGGTTGGCCCGCAGGGGGTCGTGACATTTGTAGGCACGCGGAAGGATAAAGTCTGGTCGGTGACCGACCGCAACAAGGATCGCGTTGCCGATGAAGTAAAGGATTTCGCCCCGTCTTTACGATTTTCCATTCCAAACGGTCCATGCTTCTCACCAGATGGCATGCTCTATATCGCAGAACAGAACCGGGTTCTGACATTCCCCGCAGCCGAGTTTTTCTATGAAAGCCCGGATGTTGCGGCATTCAATGTGGTTAAAGAGGGTGAACTGGTCCCGCCATCCGAAGAAAGTTACAATCACACCGCACGTGTTTGCAAAATCGGCCCGGATGGCAAACTTTATATCTCGCTTGGGCAGCCGTTCAACGTTGCTCCCAAAGACAAGCTGGAACTGTATCGGGAACACGGGATCGGTGGCATCATCCGGATCAATATCGATGGAAGCGGTCGCGAAGTTTACACCTATGGTGTTCGCAACTCGGTCGGACATGATTTTCACCCTGAAACAGGTGAACTTTGGTGGACCGATAATCAGGTTGACGGCATGGGCGATGATATTCCACCGGGTGAGATCAACCGACAAACCGCAGCCGGTCAACATTTCGGCCATCCTTGGTATGGTGGTGGCGACGTTCGAACCAACGAATATGCCGGTGAAGAAGTCCCCTATGACGTCGTGATGCCGGCTGTGGAAACCGTGGCACACGCCGCTGACCTTGGCATGAGCTTCTATACCGGCAAGATGTTTCCCGCCAAATACAGCAATGCCATTTTCTCGGCCCAGCACGGCTCATGGAACCGAACAACACCGGTCGGGGCGCGGGTAATGGTGACCTTTATCGACAGCGACGGCAATGCGAGTACAGAACCCTTTGCCGAAGGCTGGATTGATGAAAATGGCGAATATCTTGGCCGCCCGGTCGATGTCGCACAACTTCGGGATGGATCGCTGATCGTGTCCGATGACCTTGCCGGTGCGCTCTACCGCATCTGGTACGAGGGCTCCTGA
- a CDS encoding BolA family protein — MQVAQQIRDILTTEFSPEKLEILDDSSKHAGHSGADPRGESHFSVLVVSKKFEGENRVNRQRLVYIALDQLLKDRVHALALKTMTPAEYAAALAQK; from the coding sequence ATGCAGGTAGCCCAGCAGATTCGAGACATCCTGACCACGGAATTTTCCCCCGAGAAACTCGAAATCCTCGACGATTCGTCAAAACATGCAGGTCATTCCGGAGCCGACCCGCGTGGCGAATCCCATTTTTCGGTGCTGGTGGTGTCAAAAAAATTCGAAGGCGAGAATCGCGTCAATCGCCAGCGGCTGGTTTATATCGCCCTTGACCAGCTTCTCAAGGACCGGGTTCATGCACTGGCGCTCAAGACCATGACGCCTGCCGAGTACGCCGCTGCCCTCGCCCAAAAATAA
- the gluQRS gene encoding tRNA glutamyl-Q(34) synthetase GluQRS, whose translation MTAITRFAPSPTGFLHLGHAASALFSAKQAGPDGRFLLRIEDIDQTRCRPGYIDAIYEDLGWLGLQWEEPVRIQSQHFSDYQQVLHRLTDAGLLYPCFCTRKDIQAEIARIGNAPHGPDGAHYPGTCRDCSVSERTDRIAAGESYALRLDMRRALRQVGGPLSWYDRKAGKQEATPEIFGDVVLARKDTPTSYHLSVTHDDHLQGINLVTRGEDLFFASHLHRLLQELLGYDVPEYHHHGLLIGPNGKRFAKRDKSKTLRSMRDEGMTADEVITMTGFV comes from the coding sequence ATGACAGCCATTACCCGATTTGCCCCCAGTCCGACCGGCTTTCTGCATCTTGGCCATGCGGCTTCGGCCCTGTTTTCCGCAAAACAGGCCGGGCCGGATGGTCGCTTCCTTTTGCGGATTGAGGATATCGATCAGACCCGCTGTCGTCCGGGATATATCGATGCGATCTACGAAGATCTTGGCTGGCTGGGGCTTCAATGGGAAGAACCTGTTCGCATCCAGTCGCAACATTTCAGCGATTATCAGCAGGTGCTTCATCGTTTGACCGATGCCGGTCTGCTTTATCCCTGTTTTTGCACGCGAAAAGACATCCAGGCCGAAATTGCGCGGATTGGAAATGCTCCTCACGGCCCGGATGGGGCGCATTATCCGGGAACCTGTCGCGATTGCAGCGTGTCCGAACGTACGGACCGCATTGCCGCCGGTGAAAGCTATGCCCTGCGTCTGGATATGAGGCGGGCCCTCAGGCAGGTTGGTGGCCCATTGTCATGGTATGATCGCAAGGCCGGTAAGCAGGAGGCAACGCCGGAAATATTTGGCGATGTTGTGCTTGCCCGCAAGGATACACCGACCAGCTATCATCTGTCGGTGACCCATGATGATCATTTGCAGGGCATCAACCTTGTCACTCGTGGCGAAGATCTGTTTTTCGCAAGCCACCTGCATCGGTTGCTGCAGGAATTACTGGGGTACGACGTTCCTGAATATCACCATCACGGCTTGCTGATCGGGCCGAATGGCAAACGTTTTGCCAAACGCGACAAATCCAAAACGCTTCGATCCATGCGCGACGAAGGCATGACCGCTGACGAGGTCATTACGATGACCGGCTTTGTCTGA
- a CDS encoding J domain-containing protein, whose translation MNRGQRNKRKTLYHEEPDLPECEWPGCEGHGEFRAPKDRKLRDYYKFCLDHVREYNKSWNYYEGMKAEDIENDVRRDTHWQRPTWRFGHIRGAKKPFNFKFSDGFGFFNEDGDPTHHGPGGDPAGDRKRRSEDAQRRAGAMGMPSEQQQAMATLDLGWPFSKDELKSKYKTLSKKYHPDANGGDKGAEERFKKISAAYSSLMSYIRDLEARVPL comes from the coding sequence ATGAACCGAGGCCAACGCAACAAGCGCAAAACCCTTTACCACGAAGAACCAGACCTGCCCGAATGCGAGTGGCCGGGATGCGAAGGTCATGGCGAATTTCGCGCACCCAAAGATCGCAAGCTGCGCGACTATTACAAATTCTGCCTCGACCATGTCCGGGAATACAACAAGTCCTGGAACTACTACGAGGGCATGAAGGCCGAAGACATTGAAAATGATGTCCGGCGCGATACCCATTGGCAGCGTCCGACCTGGCGGTTTGGTCATATTCGCGGTGCCAAAAAGCCGTTCAACTTCAAATTCAGCGACGGTTTCGGTTTCTTTAACGAAGATGGTGACCCGACACACCATGGCCCGGGTGGCGATCCGGCCGGTGACCGGAAACGCAGAAGTGAAGACGCCCAGCGCCGAGCAGGCGCAATGGGCATGCCATCCGAACAGCAGCAGGCGATGGCGACACTCGATCTTGGCTGGCCGTTTTCAAAGGATGAGTTGAAGTCCAAATACAAAACGTTGTCGAAGAAATACCACCCTGATGCTAATGGCGGGGACAAGGGAGCCGAGGAACGGTTCAAGAAAATCAGTGCCGCCTATTCATCATTGATGAGCTATATCCGCGATCTGGAAGCACGGGTTCCCCTTTGA
- a CDS encoding transporter substrate-binding domain-containing protein yields MGRHTQSWGRNIFRQSAFACIFISRLCLAAFGFVLILNSSSAGAQDFPGSPGEDAFLILQTNLQPPYQQLQDGILQGYSITVLNCAFDRIGVGYGIAIAPRQRNREMVRNGQADGFFLARISPIMDEYADPTLPLALEKWVWISAAGQQGSFAAIPAPESLLSVGAILGSNEAEWLVEQGYHEIAKVPSINSLISQVLAGRVEYALVDKQTFEAARDDMGHHETQFNIQFERYAPLVVYFGREYTRRNPDLIAALNTALRTCETLPMRLEDWERDLITRQQLPMIRSMAGDPKLIAAVRTALGGADVRAGALADLDREWRRDSERGVASAKATEILENPLSGMLRSFQEDDADNIAEIFVFNTKGAVIGMNRLTSDFDQSDEPKFKVIIRQDPDLSQIADIYFDGSTRTFLSQVTVPVIDPDTGNIIAAMTVGLDVSGALRPDS; encoded by the coding sequence ATGGGACGCCACACGCAGTCATGGGGACGAAATATTTTCAGGCAATCGGCATTTGCCTGTATCTTCATTTCGCGACTTTGTCTGGCTGCATTCGGTTTTGTCTTAATCCTGAATAGTTCGTCCGCAGGGGCACAGGATTTCCCCGGTTCACCCGGAGAGGATGCGTTTCTGATCCTGCAAACCAATCTGCAACCCCCCTATCAGCAATTGCAGGATGGTATTCTTCAAGGCTATTCCATAACCGTATTGAATTGTGCGTTTGACCGGATCGGTGTGGGCTACGGAATTGCAATTGCACCTCGCCAGCGTAATCGGGAAATGGTCAGAAACGGGCAGGCGGATGGCTTTTTCCTCGCGCGGATAAGCCCGATTATGGACGAATACGCCGATCCTACCTTGCCGCTAGCCCTTGAAAAATGGGTCTGGATTTCAGCAGCCGGGCAACAGGGCAGTTTCGCGGCAATCCCGGCACCTGAAAGCCTGCTGTCTGTTGGCGCCATCCTTGGTTCGAACGAGGCCGAGTGGCTAGTCGAGCAAGGATATCATGAAATTGCCAAGGTGCCGTCGATTAACTCGCTGATCTCGCAGGTTCTGGCCGGGCGGGTGGAATATGCGCTGGTGGACAAGCAGACATTTGAAGCCGCACGCGACGACATGGGGCATCATGAAACCCAGTTCAATATTCAGTTCGAACGATATGCGCCGCTTGTTGTCTATTTTGGGCGCGAATATACCCGCCGCAATCCGGATCTGATTGCGGCCCTGAACACGGCACTTCGTACCTGTGAAACTTTGCCCATGCGGCTTGAGGATTGGGAACGCGACCTTATCACCCGTCAACAATTGCCGATGATCCGTTCGATGGCAGGTGATCCAAAGCTGATTGCAGCGGTCCGGACTGCATTGGGCGGGGCTGATGTGCGCGCAGGGGCACTTGCCGATCTGGATCGTGAATGGCGGCGGGACAGTGAACGCGGTGTCGCCAGTGCCAAGGCGACCGAGATCCTTGAAAATCCTCTTTCCGGTATGTTGCGTTCATTTCAGGAAGACGATGCCGACAATATCGCGGAAATATTTGTCTTCAACACCAAGGGCGCGGTGATCGGCATGAACCGCCTGACATCTGATTTCGATCAGTCCGACGAACCGAAATTCAAAGTCATAATCCGGCAGGACCCTGATCTGAGCCAGATCGCCGATATCTATTTCGACGGATCGACCCGTACCTTCCTGTCGCAGGTGACAGTGCCGGTTATCGATCCCGATACCGGAAATATCATTGCGGCAATGACGGTTGGCCTTGATGTCTCGGGCGCTTTGCGTCCCGATAGCTGA